One window from the genome of Microbacterium sulfonylureivorans encodes:
- a CDS encoding ParA family protein, with translation MHVLSVSSLKGGVGKTTVTLGLASAAFARGVRTLVVDLDPQSDVSTGMDIQVAGRLNVADVLANPKEKTVRQAITSSGWAKVHPGTIDVMIGSPSAINFDGPHPSVRDVWKLEEALATIEADYDLVLIDCAPSLNALTRTAWAASDRVIVITEPGLFSVAAADRALRAIEEIRRGLSPRLQPLGIVVNRVRPQSIEHQFRIKELRDMFGPLVLSPQLPERTSLQQAQGAAKPLHIWPGDSAQELAADFDSLLDRVMRTGRIPVPGEARA, from the coding sequence GTGCACGTCCTATCCGTCAGCTCGCTCAAGGGTGGCGTCGGCAAGACGACCGTGACTCTCGGACTCGCGTCGGCGGCCTTCGCCCGCGGTGTCCGCACGCTCGTCGTCGACCTCGACCCGCAGTCCGACGTCTCGACGGGCATGGACATCCAGGTCGCAGGTCGCCTGAATGTCGCCGATGTCCTCGCGAACCCGAAGGAGAAGACGGTCCGTCAGGCCATCACCTCCAGCGGCTGGGCGAAGGTGCACCCCGGCACCATAGACGTGATGATCGGCAGCCCGTCCGCGATCAACTTCGACGGTCCGCACCCGTCCGTGCGCGACGTCTGGAAGCTCGAGGAGGCCCTCGCCACGATCGAGGCGGACTACGACCTCGTCCTGATCGACTGCGCACCCTCGCTCAACGCGCTCACGCGCACCGCGTGGGCGGCGAGCGACCGCGTCATCGTGATCACCGAGCCCGGCCTGTTCTCGGTCGCCGCCGCCGACCGCGCTCTGCGAGCGATCGAGGAGATCCGCCGCGGCCTGTCGCCGCGCCTGCAGCCGCTCGGCATCGTCGTGAACCGCGTGCGCCCGCAGTCGATCGAGCACCAGTTCCGCATCAAGGAGCTGCGCGACATGTTCGGCCCCCTGGTGCTCTCGCCCCAGCTGCCGGAGCGCACGTCGCTGCAGCAGGCTCAAGGCGCCGCGAAGCCGCTGCACATCTGGCCCGGCGACTCCGCGCAGGAGCTCGCGGCCGACTTCGACTCGCTGCTCGACCGTGTCATGCGCACCGGACGCATCCCGGTGCCGGGCGAGGCGCGCGCCTAG
- a CDS encoding Lrp/AsnC family transcriptional regulator, producing the protein MSLSSKNLQAASLDTVDRAILAALVEDGRMTNAALAARVGVAESTCAYRVRALRETGVISSINARLDLAAIGRPIQAVVRVHLSSHSRVHIDELFDRLVEIPGALSVVHVAGDNDFHLHVAVASPERLRDVILEHITSHPAVTKTETQLVFEVREGAGVLGPL; encoded by the coding sequence ATGTCATTATCGTCGAAGAATCTGCAAGCAGCCTCGCTCGACACCGTCGATCGCGCCATCCTCGCGGCGCTCGTCGAGGACGGGCGCATGACCAACGCGGCCCTCGCCGCGCGGGTCGGCGTCGCAGAGTCGACGTGCGCGTACCGGGTGCGCGCGCTGCGTGAGACGGGGGTGATCTCCAGCATCAACGCACGGCTCGACCTCGCCGCGATCGGCCGTCCCATCCAGGCGGTGGTGCGGGTGCATCTGTCCAGTCACAGCCGCGTGCACATCGACGAGCTGTTCGACCGGCTCGTCGAGATCCCGGGCGCGCTGTCGGTGGTGCACGTCGCCGGCGACAACGACTTCCACCTGCACGTGGCGGTCGCGAGTCCGGAGCGGCTGCGCGACGTCATCCTCGAGCACATCACGAGCCACCCGGCCGTCACGAAGACCGAGACGCAGCTCGTGTTCGAGGTGCGCGAGGGTGCGGGCGTCCTCGGCCCGCTCTAG
- a CDS encoding trans-sulfuration enzyme family protein — protein MAPKTLHPDSLAVHAGRDDLAELGVHALPLDLSSTNPLPGIDVGGLSYEVLATGGHPFEGGSHVYARLWNPTVARFEDALARLEHAEEAVAFSSGMAAVTAVLLALSHEQGKRHIVAVRPLYGGTDHLLASGLLGVEATYCTPDAVAAALRPDTALVILESPANPTLELVDIRAVVDAAGDVPVLVDNTFATPVLQHPLDLGAAISLHSATKYLGGHGDVVGGVVACDARTAAALRRTRAITGAIMHPLAAYLLHRGLPTLPVRVRAQQDGARAVARWLTTRPEVARVHFPEFAECDPLGLVGTQQAGPGAMIAIELAGGFEAASELTGAVELFTHAVSLGSVDSLIQHPAALTHRPVQSEAKPSDALVRLSIGLEDPEDLIADLERAFAVGATSRQIAEAAAV, from the coding sequence ATGGCACCGAAGACGCTGCATCCTGACAGCCTTGCCGTGCACGCCGGCCGCGACGACCTCGCCGAGCTCGGAGTGCACGCTCTCCCCCTCGATCTCTCATCGACCAACCCGCTCCCCGGCATCGATGTCGGCGGGCTCTCGTACGAGGTGCTCGCGACCGGCGGGCATCCCTTCGAAGGCGGCTCGCACGTGTACGCGCGGCTGTGGAACCCGACGGTCGCACGGTTCGAAGACGCGCTCGCCCGGCTGGAGCATGCCGAGGAGGCCGTCGCGTTCTCCTCGGGCATGGCAGCCGTCACCGCTGTGCTCCTCGCCCTCTCGCACGAGCAGGGAAAGCGCCACATCGTCGCCGTGCGCCCGCTCTACGGCGGCACCGACCACCTCCTCGCCTCCGGGCTCCTCGGTGTCGAGGCGACATACTGCACGCCGGATGCCGTGGCCGCCGCCCTGCGGCCCGACACGGCCCTCGTCATCCTCGAGTCGCCCGCGAATCCGACCCTCGAGCTCGTCGACATCCGCGCGGTCGTCGATGCCGCGGGCGACGTGCCGGTGCTCGTCGACAACACGTTCGCGACGCCGGTGCTGCAGCATCCGCTCGACCTCGGCGCGGCGATCTCGCTCCACAGCGCGACGAAGTACCTGGGCGGACACGGCGACGTCGTGGGCGGCGTCGTCGCATGCGACGCGCGCACCGCGGCCGCTCTGCGCCGCACCAGGGCGATCACGGGTGCGATCATGCACCCGCTCGCCGCGTATCTGCTCCATCGGGGTCTTCCGACCCTGCCCGTCCGCGTGCGCGCCCAGCAGGACGGCGCCCGCGCCGTCGCCCGCTGGCTGACCACACGGCCCGAGGTCGCCCGCGTGCACTTCCCCGAGTTCGCCGAATGTGACCCCCTCGGACTCGTCGGCACTCAGCAGGCGGGGCCGGGCGCGATGATCGCCATCGAGCTGGCCGGCGGATTCGAGGCGGCGAGCGAGCTCACCGGCGCCGTGGAGCTCTTCACCCACGCGGTCTCGCTCGGCAGCGTCGACTCGCTCATCCAGCATCCGGCCGCCCTCACGCACCGGCCGGTGCAGTCCGAGGCGAAGCCCTCGGACGCGCTCGTGCGGCTCTCGATCGGCCTCGAGGACCCGGAGGATCTGATCGCCGATCTCGAGCGAGCGTTCGCGGTGGGGGCGACCTCGCGTCAGATCGCCGAAGCCGCGGCAGTCTGA
- a CDS encoding MerR family transcriptional regulator — MTAREVADNEPFVAELLFTDGMPAMDDEVGYRGAVAARAAGITYRQLDYWARTELVEPTVRGASGSGSQRLYGFRDILVLKLVKRLLDTGISLQQIRTAVDQLRASGIRDLAGTTLMSDGASVYLCTSNDEVIDLVSRGQGVFGIAVGKVLREVETELVAFEAQAPDALDELSARRAARTA, encoded by the coding sequence ATGACTGCTCGAGAAGTGGCCGACAACGAGCCGTTCGTCGCCGAACTCCTCTTCACCGACGGCATGCCCGCGATGGACGACGAGGTGGGCTACCGCGGTGCGGTGGCCGCTCGCGCCGCCGGGATCACCTACCGCCAGCTCGACTACTGGGCCCGCACCGAGCTCGTCGAGCCGACCGTGCGCGGCGCCAGCGGCTCGGGCTCGCAGCGACTCTACGGCTTCCGTGACATCCTCGTGCTGAAGCTCGTCAAGAGGCTTCTCGACACCGGCATCTCGCTCCAGCAGATCCGCACGGCCGTGGATCAGCTCCGCGCCTCGGGCATCCGCGATCTCGCCGGCACGACGCTCATGAGCGACGGAGCCTCGGTGTACCTCTGCACCTCGAACGACGAGGTCATCGACCTCGTGAGCCGCGGCCAGGGCGTCTTCGGCATCGCCGTCGGCAAGGTCCTCCGCGAGGTCGAGACCGAGCTCGTCGCCTTCGAGGCGCAGGCGCCCGACGCGCTGGACGAACTCTCCGCCCGGCGCGCCGCGCGCACCGCCTGA
- a CDS encoding MerR family transcriptional regulator, translated as MPAPSARERSSSAGLLSIGQVLARLSPEFPSLTSSKLRFLEVQGIVTPLRTESGYRKFSPSDLERLRLALTLQRDHYLPLVVIREYLADVDAGREPATPTAVPPPSIVPAPRRYRRDELLAASGAAPQLLNDAISTGVLNGSDAYTDQSVALLRALVALDRHGIEPRHVRALRQNAERDVALVEQALAPLLRRTDASSRGRAGELAPELAKRLDEVRAIFVRGALDRLLS; from the coding sequence ATGCCCGCCCCATCCGCCCGCGAACGATCATCGTCCGCGGGTCTTCTCAGCATCGGGCAGGTGCTGGCACGGCTGTCGCCCGAGTTCCCCTCACTGACCTCCAGCAAGCTCCGTTTCCTCGAGGTCCAGGGGATCGTGACGCCGCTGCGCACCGAGTCGGGGTACCGAAAGTTCTCGCCGTCTGACCTCGAACGGCTGCGCCTGGCCCTCACCCTGCAGCGCGACCACTATCTGCCGCTCGTCGTGATCCGTGAGTACCTCGCCGATGTCGACGCCGGGCGCGAGCCGGCCACTCCGACCGCCGTCCCGCCGCCGTCGATCGTGCCCGCGCCGCGCCGCTATCGCCGTGACGAGCTGCTCGCCGCGTCGGGTGCGGCGCCGCAGCTGCTCAACGATGCGATCAGCACCGGGGTCCTGAACGGGTCCGACGCCTACACCGACCAGTCCGTCGCGCTGCTGCGCGCGCTCGTCGCGCTCGACCGCCACGGCATCGAGCCGCGGCACGTGCGCGCGCTCCGGCAGAACGCCGAGCGCGACGTCGCGCTGGTCGAGCAGGCGCTCGCGCCGCTGCTGCGGCGGACGGATGCTTCGTCTCGCGGCCGCGCCGGCGAACTGGCGCCTGAGCTGGCCAAGCGGCTCGACGAGGTGCGCGCGATCTTCGTGCGCGGGGCGCTCGATCGACTGCTGTCCTGA
- a CDS encoding FHA domain-containing protein, which produces MEEYRRPDEGDIRRASGADPESGESDRGTDTTQTFGHDSDLSFVPFGSELAEAELEAIDALPTGAALFLVRSGPTAGARYLLDTDVTTVGRHPEADIFFDDVTVSRRHAEITRTGTSFELVDQRSLNGTYVNGERVDRSTLRNGAEVRIGKFRLNFFVSPADLVQAADG; this is translated from the coding sequence GTGGAGGAATACCGCCGACCCGACGAGGGCGACATCCGCCGGGCTTCCGGCGCAGATCCCGAGTCCGGCGAGTCCGACCGTGGGACCGACACGACCCAGACGTTCGGGCATGACTCCGATCTCTCGTTCGTGCCCTTCGGCAGCGAACTGGCCGAAGCCGAGCTCGAAGCGATCGACGCGCTGCCGACCGGAGCCGCACTGTTCCTGGTCCGCTCGGGTCCGACAGCCGGCGCACGCTACCTCCTCGACACCGACGTCACGACCGTGGGCAGGCATCCCGAGGCCGACATCTTCTTCGACGACGTCACGGTCTCGCGCCGCCATGCGGAGATCACCCGCACCGGCACCTCGTTCGAGCTCGTCGACCAGCGCTCGCTCAACGGCACCTACGTCAACGGCGAACGGGTCGACCGCTCGACGCTGCGCAACGGCGCCGAGGTGCGGATCGGCAAGTTCCGGCTGAACTTCTTCGTCTCGCCCGCCGACCTCGTACAGGCCGCGGACGGGTGA
- a CDS encoding copper resistance CopC family protein, which yields MEAPRPRAARLSHSLTLVAAVLLAASALLIPASPAHAHDELLGSDPGAGASLDALPAQLTLTFSGAIATDEGASEVAVTDAAGTSLVAGAPSAQDNVLTQPLAGEASGEITVLWKTVSSDGHPISGEFAFTVTAPPTPTPTETSTPTPLPTETSTPEPTQTASASPTAAPAADGSSAVPWILFGIVALAAAGAVVYLLVSRSRREKALAENREKVLGGAPGPDSEPPAEG from the coding sequence GTGGAAGCCCCCCGACCCCGCGCCGCTCGCCTGTCCCACTCTCTCACGCTCGTCGCGGCGGTTCTTCTCGCCGCCTCCGCGCTGCTGATCCCCGCATCTCCGGCGCACGCTCACGACGAGCTGCTGGGCAGCGACCCGGGCGCCGGTGCGAGCCTCGACGCCCTGCCGGCGCAGCTCACCCTGACCTTCAGCGGCGCGATCGCAACCGACGAGGGCGCCTCCGAGGTGGCGGTGACGGATGCCGCGGGCACCTCGCTCGTCGCCGGGGCCCCGTCTGCGCAGGACAACGTGCTGACCCAGCCGCTCGCGGGCGAGGCATCCGGTGAGATCACGGTCCTGTGGAAGACCGTCTCCAGCGACGGACACCCCATCTCGGGAGAGTTCGCCTTCACCGTGACGGCACCGCCGACGCCCACGCCGACCGAGACGTCGACGCCGACGCCCCTCCCGACCGAGACGTCGACGCCCGAGCCCACCCAGACCGCTTCGGCCAGCCCGACCGCCGCTCCCGCGGCCGACGGATCGTCTGCCGTGCCGTGGATCCTCTTCGGGATCGTCGCCCTGGCCGCAGCCGGCGCCGTCGTGTACCTCCTGGTGTCGCGCTCGCGTCGCGAGAAGGCCCTCGCCGAGAACCGCGAGAAGGTGCTCGGGGGCGCTCCAGGACCCGACTCCGAGCCTCCCGCCGAGGGATAG
- the lpdA gene encoding dihydrolipoyl dehydrogenase: MPHYDVVILGAGPGGYVAAVRSAQLGLSVAIIEEKYWGGVCLNVGCIPSKALLKNADLAHQFHHKAELFGISGDVHFDFGVAWDRSRKVADTHVKGIHYLMKKNKVTEYEGRGSFVDAHTIDVAKADGSSERVTFDNAIISTGSKVRLLPGVQIGGNVVTYEEQILARDLPQSIVIVGAGAIGMEFAFVMVNYGVKVTIIEFLDRALPNEDADVSKEIARQYKGYGVDILTSTKVETVTDQGDKVTVTYTAKDGSAGSIDADKVMMSIGFAANVEGFGLENTGVKLTDRGAIDIDDHMRTNVPHIYAIGDVTAKLQLAHVAEAQGVVAAETIGKAETMTLGDYRMMPRATFCSPQVASFGLTEQQARDAGYDVKVAKFPFSANGKANGLGEPIGFVKLIADGEHLELLGGHLIGPDVSELLPELTLAQKWDLTALEAARNVHTHPTLSEAVQEAFHGLAGHMINL; this comes from the coding sequence ATGCCCCATTACGACGTCGTCATCCTCGGCGCGGGCCCCGGCGGGTACGTCGCGGCCGTCCGCAGCGCTCAGCTCGGCCTCTCGGTCGCGATCATCGAAGAGAAGTACTGGGGCGGTGTCTGCCTCAACGTCGGCTGCATCCCCTCCAAGGCTCTCCTGAAGAACGCCGACCTCGCGCACCAGTTCCACCACAAGGCCGAGCTCTTCGGCATCTCGGGTGATGTGCACTTCGACTTCGGCGTCGCGTGGGATCGCAGCCGCAAGGTTGCCGATACCCACGTCAAGGGCATCCACTACCTGATGAAGAAGAACAAGGTCACCGAGTACGAGGGCCGCGGCTCGTTCGTCGACGCCCACACCATCGACGTCGCGAAGGCCGACGGCTCGAGCGAGCGCGTCACCTTCGACAACGCCATCATCTCCACCGGCTCGAAGGTGCGTCTGCTCCCGGGCGTGCAGATCGGCGGAAACGTCGTGACGTACGAGGAGCAGATCCTCGCACGCGACCTGCCCCAGTCGATCGTCATCGTCGGCGCCGGCGCCATCGGCATGGAGTTCGCCTTCGTGATGGTGAACTACGGCGTCAAGGTCACGATCATCGAGTTCCTCGATCGCGCGCTCCCCAACGAGGACGCCGACGTGTCGAAGGAGATCGCACGCCAGTACAAGGGCTACGGCGTCGACATCCTCACCTCCACCAAGGTCGAGACCGTCACCGACCAGGGCGACAAGGTCACCGTCACCTACACGGCGAAGGACGGCTCCGCCGGATCGATCGACGCCGACAAGGTCATGATGTCGATCGGCTTCGCCGCGAACGTCGAGGGCTTCGGTCTCGAGAACACCGGTGTGAAGCTCACCGACCGCGGCGCGATCGACATCGACGACCACATGCGCACCAACGTGCCGCACATCTACGCGATCGGCGACGTCACCGCGAAGCTGCAGCTCGCGCATGTGGCCGAGGCGCAGGGCGTCGTGGCCGCCGAGACCATCGGCAAGGCCGAGACGATGACGCTCGGCGACTACCGCATGATGCCCCGCGCGACGTTCTGCTCGCCGCAGGTGGCCTCGTTCGGTCTCACCGAGCAGCAGGCGCGCGACGCGGGCTACGACGTGAAGGTCGCGAAGTTCCCGTTCTCGGCGAACGGCAAGGCGAACGGCCTGGGCGAGCCCATCGGGTTCGTGAAGCTCATCGCCGACGGCGAGCACCTCGAGCTGCTCGGCGGCCACCTGATCGGCCCCGACGTCTCGGAGCTCCTTCCCGAGCTGACGCTGGCGCAGAAGTGGGACCTCACCGCCCTCGAGGCGGCGCGCAACGTGCACACCCACCCGACGCTGTCGGAGGCCGTGCAGGAGGCGTTCCACGGCCTCGCCGGCCACATGATCAACCTCTGA
- a CDS encoding PaaI family thioesterase — MTTDSPRTRTFGWDDPGPPLAASRGLDGLSYLRALIAEELPPPPISRLMNFWMVSAEPGEVVFECEPGEYHYNPLGMVHGGLACTLLDTVVGCAAHTTLPAGVGYTSIDLNVSYLRPILATTGLLRARGRVVKPGSRVIFAEGVLEDASGTALATATSSLLVLRP; from the coding sequence ATGACGACCGACTCCCCGCGCACCCGGACGTTCGGCTGGGACGACCCCGGCCCGCCCCTCGCCGCCTCGCGCGGCCTGGACGGCCTCAGCTACCTCCGGGCACTCATCGCCGAGGAGCTGCCGCCCCCACCCATCTCGCGGCTCATGAACTTCTGGATGGTTTCGGCCGAGCCCGGCGAGGTCGTCTTCGAATGCGAGCCGGGGGAGTACCACTACAACCCGCTCGGCATGGTGCACGGCGGCCTCGCCTGCACCCTCCTCGACACGGTCGTCGGCTGCGCCGCGCACACGACGCTTCCCGCCGGCGTCGGATACACCTCGATCGATCTGAACGTGTCGTACCTGCGCCCCATCCTCGCGACGACCGGCCTCCTCCGAGCGCGGGGCCGGGTCGTCAAGCCCGGGTCGCGGGTGATCTTCGCCGAGGGCGTCCTGGAGGATGCCTCGGGCACCGCCCTCGCGACCGCGACGAGCTCGCTCCTCGTGCTGCGCCCCTGA
- a CDS encoding CYTH domain-containing protein, translating into MSAADADAGSAAAAPARSIEIELKFDVDAGVPLPDWSGLPGVASVSAGEARSLDAMYIDTDDAALARAGYALRRRTGGPDAGWHIKGPRRTDGGRIELHWPLGGAEAVPDGARAELAPVVGDAALVPLARIRNERVAYLLLSESGEVVAEFADDHVRTTDERAGIEREWQEWEIELGPAGPTDPAARAAFFAAVEKAATAAGARAAASDSKLARALGH; encoded by the coding sequence GTGAGCGCCGCTGACGCCGATGCCGGTTCGGCGGCTGCGGCGCCGGCCCGCTCGATCGAGATCGAGCTGAAGTTCGACGTCGACGCGGGCGTCCCGCTTCCCGACTGGTCGGGACTGCCGGGTGTCGCCTCGGTGAGCGCGGGCGAAGCCCGCTCGCTCGACGCGATGTACATCGACACCGACGACGCCGCGCTCGCGCGCGCGGGCTACGCACTCCGCCGGCGCACCGGCGGACCCGACGCCGGCTGGCACATCAAAGGCCCGCGCCGCACCGACGGCGGCCGCATCGAGCTGCACTGGCCCCTCGGCGGGGCAGAGGCGGTCCCCGACGGGGCGCGGGCCGAGCTCGCCCCGGTCGTCGGCGACGCCGCACTCGTGCCGCTCGCCCGCATCCGCAACGAGCGTGTCGCATACCTCCTGCTGTCGGAGTCCGGCGAAGTCGTCGCGGAGTTCGCCGACGACCACGTGCGCACCACCGACGAGCGCGCCGGCATCGAGCGCGAGTGGCAGGAGTGGGAGATCGAGCTCGGCCCGGCGGGGCCGACCGATCCCGCAGCCCGCGCGGCTTTCTTCGCCGCGGTCGAGAAGGCGGCGACCGCCGCCGGGGCGCGGGCGGCGGCATCCGATTCGAAGCTCGCCCGGGCGCTCGGCCACTGA
- a CDS encoding response regulator has translation MAIARLHGGPLDGQLLPLENSDLDRLIVPYSETQVVYERKGDLERTGDTDGPTEAEFWFVESQDDIDPYSDSASERR, from the coding sequence ATGGCTATCGCACGACTGCACGGGGGCCCGCTCGACGGACAGCTCCTGCCCCTCGAGAACTCCGACCTCGACCGTCTGATCGTCCCCTACAGCGAGACCCAGGTGGTGTACGAGCGCAAGGGCGACCTCGAGCGCACCGGCGACACCGACGGCCCCACCGAGGCCGAGTTCTGGTTCGTCGAGTCGCAGGACGACATCGACCCCTACAGCGACTCGGCGAGTGAGCGCCGCTGA
- the glgP gene encoding alpha-glucan family phosphorylase has product MKAIRTFTVRPVLAETLAPLDRLASNWRWSWSRATHSLFASMDPALWDEIGANPARMLGALGQDRLDELARDEDFVQRVREEDERLTAYLDGERWFQRLDGAKPAHIAYFSPEFGVDGSLPQYSGGLGILAGDHLKSASDLGVPLTGVGLFYRAGYFRQSIGDDGWQRESYPLLDPYGLGLTLLRDHDGSPVEIALDLPGDRRLHARVWVADIGRIPLLLLDSETPSNSDEMRRVTDRLYGGGGEHRLLQELLLGVGGVRAVRAWSAIAGRPAPDVYHTNEGHAGFQGLERMSELITHDGLGFDAALAQVRASTVFTTHTPVPAGIDRFPRDLIADFLSSGLFANLDAGRAISLGLETWEGGDQGVFNMAVLGLHLGQHANGVSVLHGEVSRGMFGQLWPGVDPDEVPITSITNGVHAPTWVHPALKAVSERVFGDARTDTHDWTNREAVTDAELWGVRQQMKGELVAVARRRVAASVQATGSGVVPAWVDDLLDPEVLTIGFARRVPTYKRLTLMLRDPERLTRLLTHPERPVQIVIGGKSHPADDSGKILIQQLVRFSRDPKVRGRIVFLPDYDITLAKDLYPGCDVWLNNPLRPLEACGTSGMKAALNGVLNLSILDGWWDEWYDGENGWAIPTADTASNDEERDDAEASALYDLIEHQLVPRFYEREGGIPLRWLAMVRHTMTELGKKATSDRMVQDYVTRLYVPAAAHEVALRADDFAEARALAAFVTRVKDAWSRVSIAGVDSSGIPAQAQAGDALEVSAAVRLDGLSPDDVAVELAYGRTNEDDTLARDHSVYRLSPSGPAVDGVTTFTGTLPLTVTGTFGYTVRVVPTHPQLVSPVELGLVTYAS; this is encoded by the coding sequence GTGAAGGCCATCCGAACGTTCACCGTCCGTCCCGTCCTCGCCGAAACCCTCGCTCCCCTCGACCGCCTCGCCTCCAACTGGCGCTGGTCGTGGAGCCGGGCGACGCACTCCCTCTTCGCCTCGATGGATCCGGCGCTGTGGGACGAGATCGGCGCGAACCCGGCCCGCATGCTCGGCGCGCTCGGGCAGGACCGCCTGGACGAGCTCGCCCGCGACGAGGACTTCGTCCAGCGGGTGCGCGAGGAGGACGAGCGCCTCACGGCGTACCTCGACGGCGAGCGCTGGTTCCAGCGGCTCGACGGCGCGAAGCCCGCCCACATCGCCTACTTCTCCCCCGAGTTCGGCGTCGACGGCTCGCTGCCCCAGTATTCGGGGGGACTCGGCATCCTGGCCGGCGATCACCTCAAGAGCGCGTCCGACCTCGGCGTCCCACTGACGGGCGTCGGCCTCTTCTATCGTGCCGGCTACTTCCGCCAGTCGATCGGCGACGACGGCTGGCAGCGCGAGAGCTACCCGCTCCTCGACCCGTACGGCCTGGGCCTGACGCTGCTGCGCGACCACGATGGCTCCCCCGTCGAGATCGCCCTCGACCTGCCCGGCGACCGGCGCCTCCACGCCCGCGTGTGGGTCGCCGACATCGGCCGGATCCCGCTGCTGCTGCTCGACTCCGAGACGCCGTCGAACTCCGACGAGATGCGCCGCGTCACCGATCGCCTGTACGGCGGCGGCGGTGAGCACCGGCTCCTGCAGGAGCTGCTGCTCGGCGTCGGCGGCGTCCGCGCCGTGCGCGCGTGGTCGGCGATCGCCGGCCGCCCCGCCCCCGACGTCTACCACACGAACGAGGGCCACGCCGGGTTCCAGGGACTCGAGCGCATGTCGGAGCTCATCACGCACGACGGGCTCGGGTTCGACGCGGCCCTCGCCCAGGTGCGCGCGTCGACGGTGTTCACGACGCACACGCCCGTTCCCGCCGGCATCGACAGGTTCCCGCGAGACCTCATCGCGGACTTCCTCTCGAGCGGCCTGTTCGCGAACCTCGACGCGGGCCGCGCCATCTCGCTCGGCCTGGAGACCTGGGAGGGCGGCGATCAGGGCGTCTTCAACATGGCGGTCCTCGGTCTCCACCTCGGCCAGCACGCCAACGGCGTCTCGGTGCTCCACGGCGAGGTCAGCCGCGGGATGTTCGGGCAGCTCTGGCCCGGCGTCGACCCCGACGAGGTTCCGATCACGTCGATCACCAACGGCGTCCACGCCCCGACGTGGGTGCATCCCGCGCTCAAGGCCGTGAGCGAGCGCGTGTTCGGCGACGCCCGCACCGACACGCACGACTGGACGAATCGCGAGGCCGTCACCGACGCCGAGCTGTGGGGGGTGCGCCAGCAGATGAAGGGCGAGCTCGTCGCCGTCGCACGGCGGCGGGTCGCGGCATCCGTCCAGGCCACCGGCTCGGGAGTCGTGCCTGCCTGGGTCGACGACCTCCTCGACCCCGAGGTGCTCACGATCGGCTTCGCGCGCCGTGTGCCGACGTACAAGCGCCTGACCCTCATGCTGCGCGACCCCGAGCGGCTGACGCGGCTGCTCACCCACCCGGAGCGTCCCGTGCAGATCGTCATCGGAGGCAAGTCGCACCCGGCCGACGACTCGGGGAAGATCCTCATCCAGCAGCTCGTGCGCTTCAGCCGCGATCCGAAGGTGCGCGGGCGCATCGTGTTCCTCCCGGACTACGACATCACGCTCGCGAAGGACCTCTACCCGGGCTGCGACGTATGGCTCAACAACCCGCTGCGCCCGCTGGAGGCGTGCGGCACGAGCGGAATGAAGGCCGCGCTCAACGGCGTGCTGAACCTGTCGATCCTCGACGGGTGGTGGGACGAGTGGTACGACGGCGAGAACGGCTGGGCGATCCCCACGGCCGATACCGCGTCGAACGACGAGGAGCGCGACGATGCCGAGGCATCCGCTCTCTACGACCTCATCGAGCACCAGCTCGTGCCCCGGTTCTACGAGCGCGAGGGCGGGATCCCGCTCCGGTGGCTCGCGATGGTGCGCCACACGATGACCGAGCTCGGCAAGAAGGCGACGAGCGACCGCATGGTGCAGGACTACGTCACGCGCCTGTACGTGCCGGCCGCCGCGCACGAGGTCGCCCTGCGCGCCGACGACTTCGCCGAGGCCAGGGCCCTGGCGGCCTTCGTCACACGGGTGAAGGATGCCTGGTCCCGCGTGTCGATCGCCGGCGTCGACTCGTCGGGCATCCCGGCGCAGGCCCAGGCCGGAGACGCTCTCGAGGTGAGCGCCGCGGTGCGGCTCGACGGGCTCTCGCCCGACGACGTCGCGGTCGAGCTGGCGTACGGCCGCACGAACGAGGACGACACGCTCGCGCGCGATCACTCGGTCTACCGCCTCTCCCCCTCGGGCCCCGCGGTCGACGGGGTGACGACGTTCACCGGCACGCTGCCGCTGACCGTGACGGGCACGTTCGGGTACACCGTGCGGGTCGTGCCGACGCATCCGCAGCTCGTGTCGCCGGTCGAGCTGGGTCTCGTCACCTACGCGTCCTGA